In one window of Henckelia pumila isolate YLH828 chromosome 1, ASM3356847v2, whole genome shotgun sequence DNA:
- the LOC140878246 gene encoding uncharacterized protein: MDSALPSIENSRPSIIKPTIAANQFEIKRAIIQMVKNTVQFGGMTIDDPYAHLTNFLEISDTFKMQRVSDDAIHLRLFPFSLRDKAKAWLTNIPADVAAGGNLLRKSPEDGYELIEEMASSSYHPQSKRNVARRSA, from the exons ATGGATAGCGCTTTGCCATCCATCGAAAATTCCAGACCAAGCATCATCAAGCCAACCATAGCAGCAAATCAGTTTGAAATAAAGCGTGCTATAATTCAAATGGTGAAAAACACAGTCCAATTTGGTGGGATGACAATCGATGACCCATATGCTCACCTGACAAATTTTCTAGAAATATCTGACACTTTCAAGATGCAGAGAGTTTCTGATGACGCTATTCATTTGCGTTTATTCCCTTTTTCGTTACGAGATAAGGCTAAAGCATGGCTAACAAATATACCTGCAG ATGTAGCTGCAGGGGGAAATTTGTTACGAAAATCACCAGAGGACGGATATGAGTTAATTGAGGAGATGGCATCCAGTAGCTATCATCCTCAATCAAAGAGGAATGTAGCCAGAAGATCCGCATGA